In Papio anubis isolate 15944 chromosome 17, Panubis1.0, whole genome shotgun sequence, the following are encoded in one genomic region:
- the MIS12 gene encoding protein MIS12 homolog: MSVDPMTYEAQFFGFTPQTCMLRIYIAFQDYLFEVMQAVEQVILKKLDGIPDCDISPVQIRKCTEKFLCFMKGHFDNLFSKMEQLFLQLILCIPSNILLPEDKCKETPYSEEDFQHLQKEIEQLQEKYKTELCTKQALLAELEEQKIVQAKLKQTLTFFDELQNVGRDHGTSDFRESLVSLVQNSRKLQNIRDGVEKESKRLKIS, translated from the coding sequence ATGTCTGTGGATCCAATGACCTATGAGGCCCAGTTCTTTGGCTTCACGCCACAAACATGCATGCTTCGGATCTACATTGCATTTCAAGACTACCTATTTGAAGTGATGCAGGCCGTTGAACAGGTTATTCTGAAGAAGCTGGATGGCATCCCAGACTGTGATATTAGCCCAGTGCAGATTCGCAAATGCACAGAGAAGTTTCTTTGCTTCATGAAAGGACATTTTGATAACCTTTTTAGCAAAATGGAGCAACTGTTTTTGCAGCTGATTTTATGTATTCCCTCAAACATCTTGCTTCCTGAAGATAAATGTAAGGAGACACCTTATAGTGAGGAAGATTTTCAGCATCtccagaaagaaattgaacagTTACAGGAGAAGTACAAGACTGAATTATGTACTAAGCAGGCCCTTCTTGCAGAATTAGAAGAGCAAAAAATTGTTCAGGCCAAACTCAAACAGACGTTGACTTTCTTTGATGAGCTTCAAAATGTTGGCAGAGATCATGGGACTAGTGATTTTAGGGAGAGTTTAGTGTCCCTGGTTCAGAACTCcagaaaactacagaacattAGAGACGGTGTGGAAAAGGAATCGAAACGACTGAAAATATCTTAA